One region of Wyeomyia smithii strain HCP4-BCI-WySm-NY-G18 chromosome 3, ASM2978416v1, whole genome shotgun sequence genomic DNA includes:
- the LOC129727263 gene encoding poly(A) polymerase type 3, with translation MWSNSNGSAGGGGGTNNSQANNKTLGMTSAISLAEPKPEDLQKTAELGKALEPYNVFEEESELNHRMEILAKLNTLVKQWVRDVSIAKNMPEAVAEKLGGKIYTFGSYRLGVHHKGADIDALCVAPRNIERADYFGSFFELLKKQPEVTECRAVEEAFVPVIKMNFDGIEIDLLFARLALKEIPDNFDLRDDMLLKNLDPKSVRSLNGCRVTDEILRLVPNIDNFRLALRAIKLWAKKHGIYSNSLGYFGGVSWAMLVARTCQLYPNAVAATLVHKFFLVFSRWKWPQPVLLKQPDNVNLGFQVWDPRVNYQDRLHLMPIITPAYPQQNSTFNVSSSTRKVMLNEFNRGMQITDEIMLNKAGWDKLFEAPSFFFKYRHFIVLLVTSNNADDHLEWCGLVESKIRYLILNLERNLHINLAHVNPKCFEQHEHTPKEPKETDEEVKPVQLCALWFIGLEFERSENLNVDLTESIQSFTDAVHKHAVHIKLLKDGMKIEARHVRRKQLSQYLDPNLLKRERKNSDSGVVLALTALTPGGGVTTSRKRHSSEMGQTANTLINKKGRNDSFEHCLSNSSSQSSQSSVAVSASSPNSTSAAALNNSSSSSGANNSISSTSNNSTAPVAAEPVYNHLNDSTASSHDNSNTVVTLDESSSETTSGQSQSQPQLQPPQPPQQAAAEVVCS, from the exons ATGTGGAGCAATAGTAATGGGTCCGCTGGTGGTGGCGGTGGGACCAACAACTCCCAGGCCAACAATAAAACGCTGGGAATGACTTCGGCCATCAGTTTGGCAGAACCGAAACCGGAAGATCTGCAGAAAACAGCCGAGCTGGGAAAGGCTCTCGAGCCGTACAACGTGTTCGAGGAGGAATCGGAACTGAATCACCGGATGGAGATTCTGGCCAAGCTGAACACCCTGGTCAAGCAGTGGGTTCGTGATGTGTCGATCGCCAAAAACATGCCCGAGGCCGTGGCGGAGAAGTTGGGTGGAAAGATATATACGTTCGGCTCGTACCGGTTGGGCGTTCACCACAAGGGAGCGGATATTGACGCGCTCTGCGTCGCACCGCGTAACATCGAACGGGCCGACTATTTTGGATCGTTCTTTGAACTGCTCAAAAAGCAACCGGAGGTGACCGAGTGCCGCGCCGTGGAAGAGGCTTTTGTACCTGTTATTAAGATGAATTTTGACGGAATCGAGATTGATTTGTTGTTCGCTCGATTGGCGCTGAAAGAAATTCCGGATAATTTCGATTTGCGGGATGATATGCTGTTGAAAAATTTGGACCCGAAATCGGTGCGCAGCCTGAACGGGTGCCGAGTAACAGATGAAATTCTGCGATTGGTTCCCAACATCGACAATTTTCGTTTGGCACTGCGTGCCATCAAGCTGTGGGCTAAAA aacATGGTATCTATTCCAATTCCTTGGGTTACTTCGGAGGTGTATCGTGGGCTATGCTGGTGGCTAGAACCTGTCAACTCTACCCGAACGCAGTAGCTGCCACGTTGGTGCATAAATTTTTCTTAGTGTTCTCCCGCTGGAAGTGGCCCCAGCCAGTGCTACTCAAGCAGCCCGATAACGTTAACCTTGGCTTCCAGGTGTGGGATCCACGGGTGAACTATCAGGATCGACTCCATTTGATGCCGATTATCACGCCAGCGTATCCGCAGCAAAACTCCACATTCAACGTGTCCAGCTCGACACGAAAAGTGATGTTGAACGAGTTCAACCGGGGCATGCAGATCACGGATGAGATCATGCTCAACAAAGCCGGCTGGGATAAATTGTTCGAGGCGCCAAGTTTCTTCTTCAAGTATCGTCACTTCATTGTCCTGCTGGTGACTTCCAACAACGCAGATGATCACTTGGAGTGGTGTGGATTGGTCGAGTCTAAGATCCGTTATCTGATTTTGAATTTGGAGCGTAATCTGCACATCAATCTGGCCCACGTGAACCCAAAGTGTTTCGAGCAACACGAACACACTCCAAAGGAGCCGAAAGAAACCGACGAAGAGGTCAAACCGGTGCAGCTGTGTGCACTGTGGTTTATCGGGTTGGAGTTTGAGAGGTCTGAAAATTTAAATGTTGATTTGACCGAGAGCATCCAGAGTTTTACTGATGCAGTACACAAACATGCT GTACATATAAAGCTGCTCAAGGACGGGATGAAGATCGAAGCCCGGCACGTCCGCCGAAAGCAATTGAGTCAATATTTGGACCCTAATCTGCTGAAGCGGGAGCGAAAAAATTCAGACTCAGGCGTGGTACTCGCCCTAACGGCATTAACACCGGGTGGCGGAGTCACCACCTCTCGGAAGCGTCACTCGTCCGAGATGGGACAAACGGCTAACACGTTGATAAACAAGAAAGGAAGGAACGATTCC TTTGAGCACTGCTTGTCCAACTCGTCCTCGCAGTCGTCACAATCTTCGGTGGCGGTATCGGCGTCATCGCCAAACAGCACTTCGGCAGCGGCCCTGAACAATAGCAGTAGTAGTAGTGGCGCCAACAACAGCATCTCTAGTACTAGTAATAATAGCACTGCCCCCGTCGCTGCTGAACCAGTCTATAACCACCTGAACGATAGCACTGCCAGCAGTCACGACAACAGCAACACTGTGGTAACTTTGGACGAGTCCTCGTCGGAAACGACCAGCGGCCAGTCGCAGAGTCAGCCGCAACTTCAACCCCCACAGCCACCGCAGCAGGCCGCTGCCGAAGTCGTTTGCTCATGA